One genomic segment of Plasmodium cynomolgi strain B DNA, chromosome 14, whole genome shotgun sequence includes these proteins:
- a CDS encoding phosphatidylethanolamine-binding protein (putative): protein MGVPPTVEELKREKIIPHVFPDENVNLTVDMFISFKSGKEVNHGNILDLAGTGSVPRNIKFSEAPPDDYCYILFMIDPDFPSRRRPDGRDYVHWAVSGIKSKELEENKSNISGVPLYRGEHYITRVKFNNCQSAYNVIQMNDMKIVGFNWCQIEA from the exons ATGGGAGTGCCGCCCACTGTAGAGGAactgaaaagggaaaaaattatccctCATGTTTTTCCGGACGAAAATGTGAACTTGACTGTAGACATGTTCATAAGTTTTAAATCAGGAAAGGAAGTAAATCATGGAAACATATTAGATTTAGCTGGCACAGGGAGTGTCCCTaggaatataaaattttcagaaGCACCCCCAGATGATTACTgctatattttgtttatgaTCGATCCTGACTTCCCTTCTAGAAGAAGACCGGATGGAAGAGACTACGTTCACTGGGCTGTGTCCGGGATTAAATCCAAGGAGCTA gaagaaaataagagCAACATTAGCGGGGTGCCTCTATACCGAGGCGAGCATTACATTACCAGAGTTAAATTTAACAACTGCCAGTCTGCTTATAACGTTATACAGATGAATGATATGAAAATTGTGGGTTTTAACTGGTGCCAGATAGAGGCATAA
- a CDS encoding D-ribulose-5-phosphate 3-epimerase (putative), which produces MSSLKAIIAPSVLASNISKLAEETQRMEELGAEWIHLDVMDMHFVPNLSFGPPVINDLKKYTKGIFFDVHLMVESPEKYVDSLKTSDQLTFHFEALNEDTDRCVKLAQQIRNNNLWCGVSIKPKTNVEKIVPLLDTNLINTVLVMTVEPGFGGQSFMHDMMSKVAFLRKKYKDLNIQVDGGLNIETTEISASHGANIIVAGTSIFKADNPKFVIDTMRESV; this is translated from the coding sequence ATGAGTTCCCTCAAAGCCATAATCGCCCCTTCGGTACTCGCGTCGAACATAAGCAAACTAGCGGAAGAAACGCAACGAATGGAAGAACTGGGGGCAGAATGGATACACCTGGACGTAATGGACATGCACTTTGTCCCCAACTTGTCATTTGGCCCACCCGTTATtaacgatttaaaaaaatacacaaaaggcattttttttgacgtCCATTTGATGGTGGAATCTCCCGAGAAGTACGTCGACTCGCTGAAAACGTCGGACCAATTGaccttccattttgaagcCCTAAATGAAGATACAGACAGGTGTGTAAAACTAGCACAACAAATACGGAACAACAATCTATGGTGCGGAGTCTCTATTAAACCCAAAacaaatgtagaaaaaattgtgcccTTGCTAGACACCAATTTGATAAACACCGTTTTGGTGATGACTGTAGAACCAGGCTTCGGAGGACAGTCATTTATGCATGACATGATGAGCAAGGTTGCATTTCTTCGAAAAAAGTACAAAGATTTAAATATTCAAGTAGACGGAGGATTGAATATAGAAACGACGGAGATATCTGCATCCCATGGGGCAAATATTATCGTTGCGGGAACGAGTATTTTTAAGGCGGATAACCCCAAGTTTGTTATCGATACAATGAGGGAATCTGTG
- a CDS encoding hypothetical protein (putative) produces MNLVTPEEKCTFSNKNIKQSCDRKNEEKYNSVLDIFLHQKETIYDSLLHLKQENEEKMGSEMNSDICRTMSNYADYSTKKVKYVVNKRFSELENIEENVQDMDYSVFKYFRTLPPKYSDENDIRNNIIFNNNNIYIYAENKNGTLNEQACISISPDNNIIYCSTKGRRYTIGGHAGIQKHINKEYNFFEDTNLVSPHDSIKTCAFDAIDSSDISSSFTKMNLIKTNDVLDDFNANKNNTGNIFNEHIIMNSCDSSNLNTTKCLSKNQSVQKLFKYYKKCSQNLDHEQRVCKPCAHVYNGNKCLNGDECAFCHHPDHVLISAKKWKKLVKNNMEKLNILLHVLRNPDDVNAQLLNEMLKQNTKNFKKSRKMSNSNKSMGNDSGATPGASSYGVGSYGVSNYGATNYGNNVNLASSGLNNLGGLSSVSSLNNIGGISSVSGLNPLNNVNPQCNVSTAHSGNGNNRRNKFEQMPRFPHSHFELNEETDTYNNKFHVRNFQGNIDKNFVFLPHHIDM; encoded by the exons atgaacctaGTGACACCCGAggaaaaatgtacattttccAATAAAAACATTAAGCAAAGTTGTGATAGAAagaacgaagaaaaatacaacagCGTCCTTGATATATTCTTACACCAGAAAGAGACCATCTACGACTCCCTACTTCATTTGAAACAAgagaacgaagaaaaaatgggctcCGAAATGAATAGCGATATCTGCAGGACGATGTCCAATTACGCAGATTACTcaacaaaaaaggtaaaatatgttgtaaataaaagATTTTCAGAATTGGAAAATATCGAAGAAAATGTACAAGATATGGACTACTCCGTGTTCAAATATTTTAGGACCTTACCTCCAAAATATAGTGACGAAAATGACATAAGaaataatatcatttttaataataacaatatatatatatacgcggaaaataaaaatggaacgtTAAATGAGCAGGCATGCATTTCCATTTCACCGGATAATAATATCATTTATTGTTCTACCAAGGGCAGAAGGTACACCATAGGGGGCCATGCAGGAAtacaaaaacatataaataaagaatacaACTTTTTTGAAGACACTAATTTAGTATCCCCACATGATAGCATTAAGACATGCGCTTTCGATGCAATTGATAGTTCTGATATTTCCAGCTCCTTCAccaaaatgaatttaataaaaacgaaCGACGTGCTAGATGATTtcaatgcaaataaaaataacacgggaaatatatttaatgaaCATATCATAATGAATTCTTGTGATTCCAGTAACCTGAACACAACCAAGTGCTTATCGAAAAACCAGTCCGTCCAGAAATTGTttaaatattacaaaaagtGTTCTCAAAATTTGGACCATGAACAAAGAGTATGTAAACcctgtgcacatgtgtacaaTGGGAATAAATGCCTCAACGGAGATGAATGCGCCTTTTGTCACCACCCAGACCATGTCTTAATATCCGccaaaaagtggaagaagctGGTAAAAAACAACATGGAAAAGTTGAATATCCTTTTGCACGTCCTGCGCAACCCGGATGATGTAAACGCTCAGCTGCTGAACGAAATGCTGAAGCAAAATACGAAAAACTTCAAAAAGAGCAGGAAGATGAGCAACAGCAATAAGAGCATGGGGAACGACAGCGGCGCCACTCCCGGAGCCAGTAGCTATGGCGTCGGCAGCTACGGCGTCAGCAACTATGGCGCCACTAACTATGGCAATAATGTGAACCTTGCCAGTAGCGGCCTCAACAACCTTGGTGGGCTCAGTAGCGTTAGCAGCCTCAACAACATTGGCGGGATTAGCAGCGTTAGCGGGCTTAACCCCCTCAACAATGTTAACCCTCAATGCAACGTCAGCACTGCACACAGCGGAAATGGCAACAACAGGAGAAATAAATTCG AACAGATGCCGAGATTCCCGCATAGTCATTTCGAACTGAATGAAGAGACAGACACGTATAATAACAAATTTCACGTAAGAAATTTTCAAGGAAACATAGACAAGAATTTTGTCTTCCTTCCACATCATATTGATATGTGA
- a CDS encoding pre-mRNA splicing factor PRP17 (putative) — protein sequence MDLLKEYEDSEDVEGDGAEVAAGMRNDQGEEEQKGQMVSATPVSLINCAPDVDTYDLEIKNYKEKFKNIEKKIMFDDPTFLSVLNKPQQGPSINENYNFLKNASKNHYNGCIESTYVNKNMFDYQYNQFNLTGVAENPALKSCYKKNYKNYIVARSRDYELLNDGQSSYDQRCKKKRIKSERQDEGALERYKGPWEDKTILNSKQGEKTEKGETLENDGAKADSQINNEQANNEKGGSKKAAKKNAIMKLESCTLDEAIKKNVVNEKTTLYNDKVVSTLHINEESNDYYHKSWFELPAEYKEREFMIKENFPPKKEIHTYKGHKLGVQKIRFFPKYGNYILSASLDHTLKLWGVYKSKSCVRTYKGHFKGVKDVLFDKDGSNFLSCSYDNNVIYWDTEYGKIKGVYNQKKTPYCLCLNHDDPNTFLVGGANNKICHIDFRTGNIELEYNEHLQAINTITLCENNKKLISTSDDKKIFIWEYGLPVVVKYISDASMFSITAVSVHPSNNFFLCQSMNNVITVYEATGKFRLFSKKTFKGHHNIGYAINVSCSNDGKYVISGDSNGGLFIWNWKKMSNFKNMKAHKNVCIDLSNLFRSLHHNITHFFFLFNIHVFSFSDFVFM from the exons ATGGACCTGTTGAAGGAGTATGAAGATAGTGAAGACGTGGAGGGAGACGGCGCTGAAGTGGCCGCAGGGATGCGAAACGAccaaggggaggaagagcAAAAGGGTCAAATGGTAAGTGCAACGCCCGTTAGCCTAATAAACTGTGCACCCGACGTTGACACATACGacttggaaataaaaaattacaaagaaaagtttaaaaatatagaaaagaaaataatgttCGACGACCCAACTTTTCTCAGTGTACTGAATAAGCCTCAACAGGGACCCagcataaatgaaaattacaactttttaaaaaatgcatccaAGAATCATTACAATGGGTGCATAGAATCAACCTATGTGAATAAAAACATGTTTGATTATCAGTATAATCAGTTTAACTTAACCGGAGTAGCGGAGAACCCGGCCCTGAAAAGTTGCTACAagaagaattacaaaaattatatagtAGCAAGGAGCAGGGATTATGAACTGCTAAATGATGGGCAGTCGTCATATGATCAGAGGtgtaagaagaaaagaatcaAAAGTGAAAGGCAGGATGAGGGCGCTTTGGAAAGGTATAAAGGGCCTTGGGAAGATAAGACCATATTGAATAGCAAACAGGGGGAAAAGACTGAAAAGGGAGAGACACTCGAGAACGACGGAGCAAAGGCGGATTCccaaataaataatgaacaGGCTAATAATGAGAAAGGCGGGTCCAAAAAGGCAGCAAAGAAAAACGCAATTATGAAATTAGAATCTTGCACTTTAGACGaagcaattaaaaaaaatgtggtaaACGAGAAAACTACCCTATATAATGACAAGGTAGTCTCCACattacatataaatgaagAATCAAATGACTATTATCATAAGTCATGGTTCGAATTGCCAGCAGAATATAAAGAAAGAGAATTtatgataaaagaaaattttcctcCTAAGAAAGAAATTCACACATATAAAGGACACAAACTAGGGGTCCAGAAGATTCGCTTTTTTCCGAAATATGGAAATTACATTCTCTCTGCCTCGTTAGATCATACGTTAAAATTATGGGGTGTGTATAAATCAAAAAGTTGCGTAAGAACATACAAGGGACACTTTAAAGGGGTTAAAGATGTGCTTTTTGATAAGGACGGATCGAATTTCCTAAGCTGTAGTTATGACAATAATGTAATTTATTGGGATACGGAatatgggaaaataaaaggagtGTATAATCAAAAAAAGACTCCATACTGTTTATGTTTAAATCACGATGATCCAAACACGTTTTTGGTTGGTGGTGctaataacaaaatttgccACATAGATTTCCGAACAGGCAATATTGAATTAGAATACAATGAACATTTACAAGCCATAAATACTATTACCCtatgtgaaaataataaaaaattgataagtACATCCGATGataaaaagatttttatttGGGAGTATGGCCTTCCTGTCGTCGTCAAGTATATATCAGATGCATCTATGTTTTCAATAACAGCCGTTTCGGTGCACCCAagtaacaacttttttttatgtcaatCGATGAACAATGTAATTACTGTTTATGAAGCGACGGGGAAATTTCGACTATTTTCAAAGAAGACTTTTAAGGGCCATCACAATATCGGTTATGCAATTAACGTATCGTGTAGCAATGACGGGAAGTACGTCATTAGTGGGGATAGTAATGGAGGCCTGTTCATTtggaattggaaaaaaatgtcaaattttaaaaatatgaaagcgCATAAAAATGTCTGCATAGATT TATCCAATCTTTTTAGGTCACTACATCACAACataactcattttttttttttgttcaacattcacgttttttcattttctgatTTTGTGTTTATGTAA
- a CDS encoding hypothetical protein (putative), with translation MGKETLSNMGTLKKKQKLDEELLEIIIYNILSLTIVNGELSKTSAKNKVIDSIIVKNVDYILNNCFFLSLGNIQKLLFVIDLILNDEGVYYEFGKVRQRENAGTGKNAEILKIEEAPICKSSTVGAAGVGTMESRIARAPANDDSSGKVDFDRMQRRARKEARVNRTDATSFTDRYSLNNYIKDIFLYIEEKNIYLSLFHFNYIFKNSADYQQFFLRRYQSYTFKTFSRDVMALAGGGNGSRRQAGKLTLKRTRNSGHSTRDHTSSVSATSNGATTTRGAKRTNAATFIPDIAKKANNANAQNSNNYKSGNESEGGNTEYVPYDLISREKIKKLYKYKKHKCKLIENNNFVTKKSYIPINLFPNNNLHVSNIKFQTLSSSIRVKVHLLILFTNLILIFDLFNSSLYPWVYKFISFLLNVLNNFNCKFYYYLDNSSLLSHFNKEKLFILNKSTWDHKFVTKVSDVNRVSISNSADSLTAKGSSILKKIVQKNAKKDNRININFPYTNCGHIEIYDNDKKTNAKKLYFHHFVSVQILKYYSVLSLYEIENLYKGILSCLLGDMYNRTITAICMFEREGNHYSVSPPSRNNTHFKNKYLKNNNVDLYSLIGELAKLRCNNRSEEVVINALRYLYLFVLFNYITILRNFSIVHEVFAEGDQALPCAEGEEVNVDNYFDRKNVNADNCCDGKNTHMDGCREAAAARKNREAPQLSDVANLANQINSFVSENHIRLELQEFCKGTQVSEGVKTNSYFRGSLITLPFYVNLGGCQMIDQVGKVEKLNRVSDAVNEFDDWFANWPANWSASCPANWSTSYHEEIPRGEYPPKGEATGQKKTIPIAHKCKKIIQKRITKLLSRNPHLMFHFTRYAPLFASTLADILKKNNYFLYQNDSYRFAVCINYLYMLYEEVNEHVIRDLYDKVILVIKNGFYTHISKIIIIYIFSFFLNKKYILNLCERGINQFFPSFSDSKDLAIIKYYFVLKFVHYRPIPIKLEQVHKNLYTYHNYAVVGETTKNGNPWGSEFSLWKDHSLGKIPSQKNPSCKCTYEVRTESTPFGEEQSSDHGRNRPFGAQSRCCKKQIKQNSPLEERSNLVCTNQWKRDCNTCGEKLQKTRLRLKFDPRESISQLGVASRREEKEKEKKNSSERSLQCYINSLCRKRANVNHAKGTKSIDNLSKECSKHSISIENPLEEDHSGYTSPGKKNSIHEKKIYFLIFAYHLLKCSSQSRESKQRLKVELLHMLISNMSSVHIIHFMLHYLHEKKDLQLFCAIQNGVLSCLMKMKPNYKLINFLAFFFYLLKIKYTIRPL, from the exons atgGGAAAGGAAACCCTGAGTAATATGGGcaccctcaaaaaaaaacagaagctGGACGAGGAGTTGCtcgaaataattatttataacataTTATCGCTAACCATTGTCAACGGCGAATTAAGTAAAACCTCcgcgaaaaataaagtaatcGATTCAatcattgtaaaaaatgtggattACATTCTGAACAActgttttttcctctccttggGGAACATTCAAAAATTGCTTTTCGTGATCGACTTGATATTGAACGATGAGGGTGTGTACTACGAATTTGGCAAAGTCCGCCAAAGGGAAAATGCAGGAACTGGGAAAAATGCGGAAATTCTGAAAATCGAGGAAGCTCCGATCTGCAAAAGTAGCACAGTTGGCGCTGCTGGGGTGGGCACCATGGAAAGCCGTATCGCACGTGCCCCTGCAAACGATGACTCGAGCGGCAAAGTCGATTTCGATAGAATGCAAAGGCGTGCAAGGAAAGAGGCGCGGGTAAATAGAACCGATGCTACAAGCTTTACCGATAGGTATAGCCTGAACAATTATATTAAGGACATTTTCCTGTacatagaagaaaaaaacatctaTCTTagtttatttcattttaattatatatttaaaaatagcgCAGATTACCAGCAGTTTTTCCTGCGAAGGTATCAAAGTTACACGTTCAAGACGTTCTCCAGGGATGTTATGGCGTTagcagggggaggaaatGGGTCCAGGCGGCAAGCAGGGAAGCTCACCTTGAAGCGCACCCGCAACAGCGGCCATTCTACAA GGGACCACACAAGTTCAGTCTCAGCAACCAGTAACGGTGCAACCACAACGCGTGGTGCAAAACGGACTAATGCAGCAACATTCATTCCCGACATCGCTAAGAAAGCAAACAATGCAAATGCTCAAAATAGTAACAATTATAAAAGTGGGAACGAATcggaggggggaaatacGGAATACGTTCCATATGACCTTATAAGTAgagaaaagataaaaaaattatataaatataaaaagcaCAAATGCAAACTGATTGAGaacaataattttgtaactAAAAAATCGTACATACctattaatttgtttcctaataataatttacacgtaagtaatataaaatttcaaaCCCTATCATCAAGCATACGTGTAAAGGTGCACTTGCTCATTCTGTTCACCAACTTGATCCTAATTTTCGATTTGTTTAACTCGTCCTTGTATCCATGGgtgtataaatttatttcttttcttctaaaTGTactgaacaattttaattgtaaattttactACTATTTGGATAATTCATCATTACTGTCCCAttttaataaagaaaaattgttcataCTTAATAAGAGCACGTGGGATCACAAATTTGTAACAAAGGTGAGCGATGTCAATCGGGTTAGCATCTCAAATAGTGCAGATAGCCTAACTGCAAAGGGGTcctccattttaaaaaaaattgtgcaaaaaaatgccaagaaGGATAACagaattaatataaatttcccCTATACCAATTGCGGTCATATTGAAATCTACGATAATGACAAAAAGACGAATGCGAAGAAACTTTATTTCCACCACTTTGTTTCTgttcaaattttgaaatactACTCCGTTTTGTCCCTATACGAGATTGAGAACTTGTATAAAG GCATTTTATCCTGTCTGCTCGGAGATATGTACAACAGGACGATCACCGCTATTTGCATGTtcgaaagggaaggaaaCCACTACTCCGTTTCGCCCCCAAGTAGGAACAACACccactttaaaaataagtatttaaaaaacaacaacGTCGATTTGTATAGTTTAATTGGAGAACTTGCCAAACTGAGATGCAATAACAGAAGTGAAGAGGTAGTTATAAATGCCCTACGATATCTTTATCTGTTCGTTCTgtttaattatattacaattttaaGGAATTTTTCGATCGTTCATGAGGTTTTTGCGGAAGGAGATCAAGCCCTTCCCTGTgcggagggggaggaagtcAATGTGGATAATTACTTCGATAGAAAAAACGTCAATGCGGATAACTGCTGCGATGGAAAGAACACACATATGGATGGATGCCGAGAGGCCGCTGCTGCGAGGAAAAATCGGGAGGCTCCACAACTCAGCGACGTGGCCAACCTAGCCAACCAAATTAACTCGTTCGTAAGCGAGAACCACATAAGGCTAGAACTGCAAGAATTTTGCAAAGGCACCCAAGTGTCAGAGGGGGTAAAAACGAATTCATATTTCAGGGGGAGTCTAATTACATTGCCGTTTTATGTCAACCTGGGCGGGTGTCAGATGATAGACCAGGTTggaaaagtagaaaaattgAATCGGGTCAGCGATGCTGTAAATGAGTTCGATGATTGGTTCGCTAATTGGCCCGCTAATTGGTCCGCTAGTTGTCCCGCTAATTGGTCCACTAGTTACCACGAAGAAATCCCCCGGGGTGAGTACCCCCCCAAGGGGGAAGCAacggggcaaaaaaaaacgatccCCATCGCGCACAAGTGCAAAAAGataatacaaaaaagaataacaaaattgttaagtAGAAATCCCCATTTGATGTTCCATTTCACTCGAtatgcccccctttttgcaagcACCTTGGCTGATAtactaaaaaagaataactaTTTCCTGTACCAAAATGATAGCTACCGTTTTGCCGTCTGCATCAATTACCTTTACATGCTTTACGAAGAAGTGAATGAACATGTCATTCGAGATTTGTATGACAAAGTTATCctagttataaaaaatgggttctacACACATATTagtaaaataatcataatatatattttttccttttttttaaacaaaaaatacattttgaaTTTGTGCGAAAGGGGTATTAATCagttctttccttctttttccgACTCGAAAGATTTAGCAATTATCAagtattattttgttctaaaATTTGTGCACTATAGGCCTATACCTATCAAGTTGGAACAGGTacacaaaaatttgtatacCTATCACAACTATGCAGTCGTGGGGGAAACTACTAAGAATGGAAACCCATGGGGTAGTGAATTTTCCCTTTGGAAGGACCACTCCTTAGGAAAGATACCCTCACAAAAAAATCCATCATGCAAGTGCACTTATGAAGTAAGAACTGAAAGCACCCCTTTCGGAGAAGAACAAAGTAGTGACCATGGAAGGAATCGCCCCTTCGGTGCACAATCACGATGttgtaaaaaacaaattaagcaaaaCTCACCTTTAGAGGAAAGGTCCAATTTGGTATGCACCAATCAGTGGAAACGTGACTGCAACACATGCggagaaaaattgcaaaagacGAGGTTGCGCTTGAAGTTCGACCCCAGAGAAAGCATTTCACAGTTAGGAGTGGCTAGcagaagagaagaaaaagaaaaagaaaaaaaaaactctagTGAGAGAAGCCTGCAGTGTTATATAAACTCTCTTTGTCGTAAAAGAGCGAATGTGAATCACGCCAAAGGAACCAAATCGATTGACAATCTCTCAAAAGAGTGTTCCAAACATAGCATCAGTATTGAAAACCCATTGGAAGAAGATCACTCCGGGTACACTTCACCAGGCAAGAAGAATTCGAtccatgagaaaaaaatatactttcTTATATTCGCGTACCATCTCTTAAAATGCAGTAGTCAATCTAGGGAGTCAAAGCAAAGGCTAAAGGTGGAACTGCTCCATATGCTAATATCCAACATGAGCTCAGTTCACATAATCCATTTTATGTTACATTATTTgcatgagaaaaaagattTGCAATTATTCTGCGCTATCCAAAATGGGGTGTTAAGTTGCTTAATGAAAATGAAGCCAAATTATAAGCTCATCAATTTTCTggcattctttttttacctgcTTAAAATCAAATATACAATAAGGCCATTATGA